One window of Nicotiana tomentosiformis chromosome 11, ASM39032v3, whole genome shotgun sequence genomic DNA carries:
- the LOC104120042 gene encoding uncharacterized protein has product MGNASSMLTQYDIEEVQEHCNHTFSQQEILSLYQRFCQVDRKGCGFISGEEFLSVPEFAVNPLSQRLFRMIDGLNFKEFVAFLSAFSVHASLQQKVEFIFRVYDSDGNGKVTFDDMLEILQDLTGQFMSEVQRKQVLTRVLEEAGYSRDSSLVQSDFLKILGSSDVKMEVEIPVD; this is encoded by the exons ATGGGCAATGCTTCTTCCATGTTGACTCAATATGACATTGAAGAAGTTCAAGAACACTGCAATCACACAT TTTCACAGCAGGAAATACTTTCATTGTATCAAAGGTTTTGTCAAGTGGATCGAAAAGGGTGTGGATTTATCTCTGGAGAAGAGTTTCTTTCGGTGCCTGAATTTGCTGTCAATCCTCTTTCACAG AGGCTATTCAGGATGATCGATGGGTTAAATTTCAAAGAATTTGTGGCATTCTTATCAGCATTTAGTGTTCATGCTAGcttgcagcaaaaggttgaat TTATCTTTAGGGTTTATGATTCAGATGGGAATGGAAAGGTGACGTTCGATGATATGCTGGAGATCTTGCAGGATTTGACTGGACAATTTATGTCTGAGGTTCAACGAAAG CAAGTTTTGACGCGTGTTCTTGAGGAAGCAGGATACAGTAGGGATTCTTCACTAGTCCAATCTGACTTCCTAAAG ATTCTTGGCAGCTCTGATGTGAAGATGGAAGTTGAAATTCCAGTAGATTGA